From a region of the Eretmochelys imbricata isolate rEreImb1 chromosome 6, rEreImb1.hap1, whole genome shotgun sequence genome:
- the TCIRG1 gene encoding V-type proton ATPase 116 kDa subunit a 3 isoform X1, which yields MGSMFRSEEVCLAQLFLQSASAYACVSELGERGLVEFRDLNPNVNAFQRRFVGEVRRCEDMEKTFTFLHQELRKAGLALGPCPESPPAPLPRDALHIQEQSEQLAQELREVSRNWESLGRRLRELQEYAHVLREGQRFTGQLASLGSPARPRALSDQEPLLNPSMAPRLDVKINFVAGVIHPWRVTSFERLLWRACRGYLIANFVEMAEPMEDPATGESITWVIFLISYWGEQIGQKIRKISDCFHCHMYPYADREADRLEVLSGLLTQINDLTTVLGETEQYLSQVLQKVVLMLPAWRVKVQKMKAIYLILNQCSFNVIEKCLIAEVWCPVRDLPQVQEALRHGSHKSGSGVESFVHRIPSSESPPTLIRTNKFTTGFQSIVDAYGVASYQEVNPAPYTIITFPFLFAVMFGDVGHGLLMFLFALWMVLAESSPRLREARNEIWRTFFEGRYLILLMGAFSVYTGFIYNECFSKATAIFPSAWSVATMVKHSNWSSDYLASHAFLTLDPNVTGVFKGPYPFGIDPVWSLANNHLNFLNSFKMKMSVILGIIHMSFGVLLGVFNHLHFRQRYQVALVFLPEALFLLALFGYLVFMIFYKWITFSAVNSLLAPSILIHFIDMFLFTENPDNYPLYPGQVTVQNVLVVLALASVPVLLLGTPLYLWCDHRRRGRPRLGQGPPGDAGERQPLLSSQEPGNSVNLTEADVERGGHGPEPEFELSEVFMHQAIHTIEYCLGCISNTASYLRLWALSLAHAQLSEVLWTMVMRNGFLMHVYVGGVLLVPVFAFFAVLTVAILLVMEGLSAFLHALRLHWVEFQNKFYVGTGYKLSPFAFPADSWE from the exons CGTTCCTGCACCAGGAGCTGCGGAAGGCAGGGCTGGCACTGGGGCCCTGCCCTGAAAGCCCCCCGGCCCCTCTGCCCCGTGATGCCCTGCACATCCAGGAGCAGTCCGagcagctggcccaggagctACGCGAAGTGAGCCGCAACTGGGAGTCGCTGGGCCGGCGCCTGCGGGAGCTGCAGGAGTATGCGCATGTCCTGCGTGAGGGGCAGCGCTTCACCGGCCAGCTG gcATCACTGGGCTCCCCTGCCCGGCCCCGCGCCCTCTCGGACCAGGAGCCCCTGCTCAACCCGTCCATGGCACCGCGTCTCGATGTCAAAATCAA ctttgtgGCGGGCGTGATCCACCCATGGCGGGTGACCTCCTTTGAGCGGCTGCTGTGGCGCGCCTGCCGCGGGTACCTCATCGCCAACTTTGTGGAGATGGCGGAGCCCATGGAGGACCCAGCCACA GGTGAGAGCATCACCTGGGTTATCTTCCTCATTTCCTACTGGGGGGAGCAGATCGGACAGAAAATCCGCAAGATCTCGGACTG CTTCCACTGCCACATGTATCCCTACGCTGACAGGGAGGCCGACCGGCTGGAGGTGCTGAGTGGGCTGCTCACCCAGATCAATGACCTCACCACG GTGCTGGGGGAGACGGAGCAGTACCTGTCCCAGGTGCTGCAGAAGGTGGTGCTGATGCTGCCAGCCTGGCGCGTGAAGGTGCAGAAGATGAAGGCCATCTACCTCATCCTCAACCAGTGCAGCTTCAACGTCATCGAGAAGTGCCTCATCGCCGAGGTGTGGTGCCCCGTGCGTGACCTGCCACAGGTGCAGGAGGCCTTGCGCCACGGATCG CACAAGAGCGGCTCAGGGGTGGAGTCGTTCGTGCACCGGATCCCCAGTTCTGAGAGCCCTCCCACCCTCATCCGCACCAACAAGTTCACCACTGGCTTCCAGAGCATCGTTGACGCCTATGGGGTCGCCAGTTACCAGGAGGTGAACCCGG CGCCCTACACCATCATCacattccccttcctgtttgctgtCATGTTCGGGGACGTGGGCCACGGGCTGCTGATGTTCCTTTTTGCCCTCTGGATGGTgctggctgagagcagcccccgcCTGAGGGAGGCGCGCAACGAG atCTGGCGGACGTTCTTTGAGGGGCGCTACCTGATTCTGCTCATGGGGGCCTTCTCCGTCTACACCGGCTTCATCTACAATGAGTGCTTCAGCAAGGCAACCGCCATCTTCCCCTCCGCCTGGAGTGTGGCCACCATGGTCAAACACTCCAACTGGAG CTCCGACTACTTAGCCAGCCACGCCTTCCTCACCCTGGACCCCAACGTCACTGGAGTCTTCAAGGGGCCCTACCCCTTCGGGATCGACCCG GTCTGGAGCCTGGCCAACAACCACCTGAACTTCCTGAACTCCTTCAAGATGAAGATGTCAGTGATTCTGGGCATCATCCACATGAGCTTTGGGGTGCTGCTCGGTGTCTTCAACCACCT GCACTTCAGGCAGCGGTACCAGGTGGCACTGGTCTTCCTGCCCGAGGCGCTCTTCCTGCTGGCGCTCTTTGGCTACCTCGTCTTCATGATCTTCTACAAGTGGATCACGTTCAGTGCTGTCAactccctgctggcacccagcATCCTCATCCACTTCATCGACATGTTCCTGTTCACTGAGAACCCTGACAACTACCCGCTGTATCCGGGACAG gtGACGGTGCAGAATGTCCTGGTCGTCCTGGCTCTGGCCTCTGTGCCTGTCCTGCTCCTGGGCACGCCCCTGTACCTGTGGTGCGATCACCGCCGCAGGGGGCGCCCTCGTCTTGGG CAGGGCCCACCTGGGGACGCTGGGGAGCGTCAGCCGCTGCTGAGCTCGCAGGAGCCGGGGAACTCGGTGAACCTTACGGAGGCCGACGTGGAGCGTGGCGGGCATGGCCCTGAGCCTGAG TTTGAATTGTCTGAAGTCTTCATGCACCAGGCCATCCACACCATCGAGTACTGCCTGGGCTGCATCTCCAACACGGCCTCCTACCTGCGCCTGTGGGCGCTCAGCCTGGCCCATGCAC AGCTGTCGGAGGTGCTGTGGACCATGGTGATGCGGAACGGCTTCCTGATGCATGTCTACGTGGGCGGGGTGCTGCTTGTGCCCGTCTTCGCCTTCTTCGCCGTGCTGACGGTGGCCATCCTGCTGGTGATGGAGGGGCTGTCTGCTTTCCTGCACGCCCTGCGCCTGCACTG GGTGGAATTCCAGAACAAGTTCTACGTGGGCACCGGGTACAAGCTGAGCCCCTTCGCCTTCCCCGCCGACAGCTGGGAGTAG
- the TCIRG1 gene encoding V-type proton ATPase 116 kDa subunit a 3 isoform X2, with product MGSMFRSEEVCLAQLFLQSASAYACVSELGERGLVEFRDLNPNVNAFQRRFVGEVRRCEDMEKTFTFLHQELRKAGLALGPCPESPPAPLPRDALHIQEQSEQLAQELREVSRNWESLGRRLRELQEYAHVLREGQRFTGQLASLGSPARPRALSDQEPLLNPSMAPRLDVKINFVAGVIHPWRVTSFERLLWRACRGYLIANFVEMAEPMEDPATGESITWVIFLISYWGEQIGQKIRKISDCFHCHMYPYADREADRLEVLSGLLTQINDLTTVLGETEQYLSQVLQKVVLMLPAWRVKVQKMKAIYLILNQCSFNVIEKCLIAEVWCPVRDLPQVQEALRHGSHKSGSGVESFVHRIPSSESPPTLIRTNKFTTGFQSIVDAYGVASYQEVNPAPYTIITFPFLFAVMFGDVGHGLLMFLFALWMVLAESSPRLREARNEIWRTFFEGRYLILLMGAFSVYTGFIYNECFSKATAIFPSAWSVATMVKHSNWSSDYLASHAFLTLDPNVTGVFKGPYPFGIDPVWSLANNHLNFLNSFKMKMSVILGIIHMSFGVLLGVFNHLHFRQRYQVALVFLPEALFLLALFGYLVFMIFYKWITFSAVNSLLAPSILIHFIDMFLFTENPDNYPLYPGQVTVQNVLVVLALASVPVLLLGTPLYLWCDHRRRGRPRLGGPPGDAGERQPLLSSQEPGNSVNLTEADVERGGHGPEPEFELSEVFMHQAIHTIEYCLGCISNTASYLRLWALSLAHAQLSEVLWTMVMRNGFLMHVYVGGVLLVPVFAFFAVLTVAILLVMEGLSAFLHALRLHWVEFQNKFYVGTGYKLSPFAFPADSWE from the exons CGTTCCTGCACCAGGAGCTGCGGAAGGCAGGGCTGGCACTGGGGCCCTGCCCTGAAAGCCCCCCGGCCCCTCTGCCCCGTGATGCCCTGCACATCCAGGAGCAGTCCGagcagctggcccaggagctACGCGAAGTGAGCCGCAACTGGGAGTCGCTGGGCCGGCGCCTGCGGGAGCTGCAGGAGTATGCGCATGTCCTGCGTGAGGGGCAGCGCTTCACCGGCCAGCTG gcATCACTGGGCTCCCCTGCCCGGCCCCGCGCCCTCTCGGACCAGGAGCCCCTGCTCAACCCGTCCATGGCACCGCGTCTCGATGTCAAAATCAA ctttgtgGCGGGCGTGATCCACCCATGGCGGGTGACCTCCTTTGAGCGGCTGCTGTGGCGCGCCTGCCGCGGGTACCTCATCGCCAACTTTGTGGAGATGGCGGAGCCCATGGAGGACCCAGCCACA GGTGAGAGCATCACCTGGGTTATCTTCCTCATTTCCTACTGGGGGGAGCAGATCGGACAGAAAATCCGCAAGATCTCGGACTG CTTCCACTGCCACATGTATCCCTACGCTGACAGGGAGGCCGACCGGCTGGAGGTGCTGAGTGGGCTGCTCACCCAGATCAATGACCTCACCACG GTGCTGGGGGAGACGGAGCAGTACCTGTCCCAGGTGCTGCAGAAGGTGGTGCTGATGCTGCCAGCCTGGCGCGTGAAGGTGCAGAAGATGAAGGCCATCTACCTCATCCTCAACCAGTGCAGCTTCAACGTCATCGAGAAGTGCCTCATCGCCGAGGTGTGGTGCCCCGTGCGTGACCTGCCACAGGTGCAGGAGGCCTTGCGCCACGGATCG CACAAGAGCGGCTCAGGGGTGGAGTCGTTCGTGCACCGGATCCCCAGTTCTGAGAGCCCTCCCACCCTCATCCGCACCAACAAGTTCACCACTGGCTTCCAGAGCATCGTTGACGCCTATGGGGTCGCCAGTTACCAGGAGGTGAACCCGG CGCCCTACACCATCATCacattccccttcctgtttgctgtCATGTTCGGGGACGTGGGCCACGGGCTGCTGATGTTCCTTTTTGCCCTCTGGATGGTgctggctgagagcagcccccgcCTGAGGGAGGCGCGCAACGAG atCTGGCGGACGTTCTTTGAGGGGCGCTACCTGATTCTGCTCATGGGGGCCTTCTCCGTCTACACCGGCTTCATCTACAATGAGTGCTTCAGCAAGGCAACCGCCATCTTCCCCTCCGCCTGGAGTGTGGCCACCATGGTCAAACACTCCAACTGGAG CTCCGACTACTTAGCCAGCCACGCCTTCCTCACCCTGGACCCCAACGTCACTGGAGTCTTCAAGGGGCCCTACCCCTTCGGGATCGACCCG GTCTGGAGCCTGGCCAACAACCACCTGAACTTCCTGAACTCCTTCAAGATGAAGATGTCAGTGATTCTGGGCATCATCCACATGAGCTTTGGGGTGCTGCTCGGTGTCTTCAACCACCT GCACTTCAGGCAGCGGTACCAGGTGGCACTGGTCTTCCTGCCCGAGGCGCTCTTCCTGCTGGCGCTCTTTGGCTACCTCGTCTTCATGATCTTCTACAAGTGGATCACGTTCAGTGCTGTCAactccctgctggcacccagcATCCTCATCCACTTCATCGACATGTTCCTGTTCACTGAGAACCCTGACAACTACCCGCTGTATCCGGGACAG gtGACGGTGCAGAATGTCCTGGTCGTCCTGGCTCTGGCCTCTGTGCCTGTCCTGCTCCTGGGCACGCCCCTGTACCTGTGGTGCGATCACCGCCGCAGGGGGCGCCCTCGTCTTGGG GGCCCACCTGGGGACGCTGGGGAGCGTCAGCCGCTGCTGAGCTCGCAGGAGCCGGGGAACTCGGTGAACCTTACGGAGGCCGACGTGGAGCGTGGCGGGCATGGCCCTGAGCCTGAG TTTGAATTGTCTGAAGTCTTCATGCACCAGGCCATCCACACCATCGAGTACTGCCTGGGCTGCATCTCCAACACGGCCTCCTACCTGCGCCTGTGGGCGCTCAGCCTGGCCCATGCAC AGCTGTCGGAGGTGCTGTGGACCATGGTGATGCGGAACGGCTTCCTGATGCATGTCTACGTGGGCGGGGTGCTGCTTGTGCCCGTCTTCGCCTTCTTCGCCGTGCTGACGGTGGCCATCCTGCTGGTGATGGAGGGGCTGTCTGCTTTCCTGCACGCCCTGCGCCTGCACTG GGTGGAATTCCAGAACAAGTTCTACGTGGGCACCGGGTACAAGCTGAGCCCCTTCGCCTTCCCCGCCGACAGCTGGGAGTAG
- the TCIRG1 gene encoding V-type proton ATPase 116 kDa subunit a 3 isoform X3, with amino-acid sequence MGSMFRSEEVCLAQLFLQSASAYACVSELGERGLVEFRDLNPNVNAFQRRFVGEVRRCEDMEKTFTFLHQELRKAGLALGPCPESPPAPLPRDALHIQEQSEQLAQELREVSRNWESLGRRLRELQEYAHVLREGQRFTGQLASLGSPARPRALSDQEPLLNPSMAPRLDVKINFVAGVIHPWRVTSFERLLWRACRGYLIANFVEMAEPMEDPATGESITWVIFLISYWGEQIGQKIRKISDCFHCHMYPYADREADRLEVLSGLLTQINDLTTVLGETEQYLSQVLQKVVLMLPAWRVKVQKMKAIYLILNQCSFNVIEKCLIAEVWCPVRDLPQVQEALRHGSHKSGSGVESFVHRIPSSESPPTLIRTNKFTTGFQSIVDAYGVASYQEVNPAPYTIITFPFLFAVMFGDVGHGLLMFLFALWMVLAESSPRLREARNEIWRTFFEGRYLILLMGAFSVYTGFIYNECFSKATAIFPSAWSVATMVKHSNWSSDYLASHAFLTLDPNVTGVFKGPYPFGIDPVWSLANNHLNFLNSFKMKMSVILGIIHMSFGVLLGVFNHLHFRQRYQVALVFLPEALFLLALFGYLVFMIFYKWITFSAVNSLLAPSILIHFIDMFLFTENPDNYPLYPGQVTVQNVLVVLALASVPVLLLGTPLYLWCDHRRRGRPRLGQGPPGDAGERQPLLSSQEPGNSVNLTEADVERGGHGPEPEFELSEVFMHQAIHTIEYCLGCISNTASYLRLWALSLAHALPLQSCRRCCGPW; translated from the exons CGTTCCTGCACCAGGAGCTGCGGAAGGCAGGGCTGGCACTGGGGCCCTGCCCTGAAAGCCCCCCGGCCCCTCTGCCCCGTGATGCCCTGCACATCCAGGAGCAGTCCGagcagctggcccaggagctACGCGAAGTGAGCCGCAACTGGGAGTCGCTGGGCCGGCGCCTGCGGGAGCTGCAGGAGTATGCGCATGTCCTGCGTGAGGGGCAGCGCTTCACCGGCCAGCTG gcATCACTGGGCTCCCCTGCCCGGCCCCGCGCCCTCTCGGACCAGGAGCCCCTGCTCAACCCGTCCATGGCACCGCGTCTCGATGTCAAAATCAA ctttgtgGCGGGCGTGATCCACCCATGGCGGGTGACCTCCTTTGAGCGGCTGCTGTGGCGCGCCTGCCGCGGGTACCTCATCGCCAACTTTGTGGAGATGGCGGAGCCCATGGAGGACCCAGCCACA GGTGAGAGCATCACCTGGGTTATCTTCCTCATTTCCTACTGGGGGGAGCAGATCGGACAGAAAATCCGCAAGATCTCGGACTG CTTCCACTGCCACATGTATCCCTACGCTGACAGGGAGGCCGACCGGCTGGAGGTGCTGAGTGGGCTGCTCACCCAGATCAATGACCTCACCACG GTGCTGGGGGAGACGGAGCAGTACCTGTCCCAGGTGCTGCAGAAGGTGGTGCTGATGCTGCCAGCCTGGCGCGTGAAGGTGCAGAAGATGAAGGCCATCTACCTCATCCTCAACCAGTGCAGCTTCAACGTCATCGAGAAGTGCCTCATCGCCGAGGTGTGGTGCCCCGTGCGTGACCTGCCACAGGTGCAGGAGGCCTTGCGCCACGGATCG CACAAGAGCGGCTCAGGGGTGGAGTCGTTCGTGCACCGGATCCCCAGTTCTGAGAGCCCTCCCACCCTCATCCGCACCAACAAGTTCACCACTGGCTTCCAGAGCATCGTTGACGCCTATGGGGTCGCCAGTTACCAGGAGGTGAACCCGG CGCCCTACACCATCATCacattccccttcctgtttgctgtCATGTTCGGGGACGTGGGCCACGGGCTGCTGATGTTCCTTTTTGCCCTCTGGATGGTgctggctgagagcagcccccgcCTGAGGGAGGCGCGCAACGAG atCTGGCGGACGTTCTTTGAGGGGCGCTACCTGATTCTGCTCATGGGGGCCTTCTCCGTCTACACCGGCTTCATCTACAATGAGTGCTTCAGCAAGGCAACCGCCATCTTCCCCTCCGCCTGGAGTGTGGCCACCATGGTCAAACACTCCAACTGGAG CTCCGACTACTTAGCCAGCCACGCCTTCCTCACCCTGGACCCCAACGTCACTGGAGTCTTCAAGGGGCCCTACCCCTTCGGGATCGACCCG GTCTGGAGCCTGGCCAACAACCACCTGAACTTCCTGAACTCCTTCAAGATGAAGATGTCAGTGATTCTGGGCATCATCCACATGAGCTTTGGGGTGCTGCTCGGTGTCTTCAACCACCT GCACTTCAGGCAGCGGTACCAGGTGGCACTGGTCTTCCTGCCCGAGGCGCTCTTCCTGCTGGCGCTCTTTGGCTACCTCGTCTTCATGATCTTCTACAAGTGGATCACGTTCAGTGCTGTCAactccctgctggcacccagcATCCTCATCCACTTCATCGACATGTTCCTGTTCACTGAGAACCCTGACAACTACCCGCTGTATCCGGGACAG gtGACGGTGCAGAATGTCCTGGTCGTCCTGGCTCTGGCCTCTGTGCCTGTCCTGCTCCTGGGCACGCCCCTGTACCTGTGGTGCGATCACCGCCGCAGGGGGCGCCCTCGTCTTGGG CAGGGCCCACCTGGGGACGCTGGGGAGCGTCAGCCGCTGCTGAGCTCGCAGGAGCCGGGGAACTCGGTGAACCTTACGGAGGCCGACGTGGAGCGTGGCGGGCATGGCCCTGAGCCTGAG TTTGAATTGTCTGAAGTCTTCATGCACCAGGCCATCCACACCATCGAGTACTGCCTGGGCTGCATCTCCAACACGGCCTCCTACCTGCGCCTGTGGGCGCTCAGCCTGGCCCATGCAC tgcccctgcaGAGCTGTCGGAGGTGCTGTGGACCATGGTGA